A genomic segment from Heptranchias perlo isolate sHepPer1 unplaced genomic scaffold, sHepPer1.hap1 HAP1_SCAFFOLD_199, whole genome shotgun sequence encodes:
- the LOC137309985 gene encoding probable G-protein coupled receptor 139 translates to MDRHHRFSQKMYRSTIGQVGAVYYPTLAAVGLPANLVTVVILSRGKCGLSKAITRYLLAMAVADLLVVITDVILNRVNDLFFPTCFLDYTPFCSLKFVLIYAALDSSVWLTVAFTFDRLVAICCQKWKWKYCTERTAAAVIGTVYVLFSVKNIRWYFTYQPLYVIDNVPWFCDVKLSFYDSAAWVMFDWVDTILTPCVPFFLILCLNALTVRHILMASKVRRGLLAQSNGENHLDPEIQNRRKSIILLFTVSGSFILLWTTHVAVFLYWRITQTFSYQSLDDPFYIALETGYMLQVLSSCTNTYIYAVTQTKFREQLKNMMKQPLVLLAQLVN, encoded by the exons ATGGACAGACATCACCGCTTCTCCCAGAAAATGTACCGATCGACCATCGGGCAGGTCGGAGCCGTTTACTATCCCACTCTTGCAGCCGTGGGACTTCCCG cgaacctagtgACAGTTGTGATTTTGTCTCGGGGTAAGTGCGGCCTCTCCAAAGCCATCACCCGCTACCTGTTGGCCATGGCGGTGGCGGATCTCCTGGTTGTCATTACCGACGTGATACTCAATCGGGTGAACGATCTTTTTTTTCCCACTTGCTTCCTGGACTACACTCCTTTCTGCAGTTTGAAATTTGTCCTGATTTACGCTGCCTTGGACAGTTCTGTCTGGTTAACGGTGGCTTTCACCTTTGACCGATTGgttgccatttgttgccagaagtggAAAtggaaatattgcaccgagagaacggcggctgcgGTTATAGGGACGGTGTATGTGCTGTTCAGTGTAAAAAACATCCGCTGGTACTTCACCTACCAACCTCTCTatgtaattgataatgttccctggttttgtgacgTGAAACTGAGCTTCTATGATTCGGCCGCCTGGGTAATGTTTGACTGGGTTGACACGATTTTAACTCCGTGTGTCCCGTTTTTTCTGATTTTGTGCCTCAATGCTCTGACAGTCAGACATATCTTAATGGCCAGTAAAGTACGCAGGGGTCTCCTGGCACAAAGCAACGGCGAGAATCACCTCGACCCCGAGATACAGAACAGAAGAAAATCCATCATATTACTTTTTACTGTGTCGGGCAGTTTCATTCTGCTCTGGACCACCCACGTCGCAGTTTTCCTGTATTGGCGCATCACCCAGACTTTTTCTTACCAAAGTTTGGACGACCCTTTTTACATAGCGCTAGAAACAGGGTACATGCTTCAGGTCTTGAGCTCGTGTACAAACACCTATATTTATGCAGTGACTCAAACGAAATTCAGAGAGCAGCTGAAGAATATGATGAAACAGCCCCTCGTGTTACTTGCTCAACTTGTTAACTGA